One window from the genome of Canis lupus dingo isolate Sandy chromosome 15, ASM325472v2, whole genome shotgun sequence encodes:
- the DPH2 gene encoding 2-(3-amino-3-carboxypropyl)histidine synthase subunit 2 isoform X1: MESTFSSPAEAALQREAGAPGLLTPPEDLDRVYELERVAGFVRDLGCQQVALQFPDQLLGDAGAVAARLEGTTGSKMFILGDTAYGSCCVDVLGAEQAGAQALVHFGPACLSPPARPLPVAFVLGQRPVHLELCAKAFEAENPDPKAPVVLLSEPACAHALEALATLLRPRYLDLLVSSPALPLPAGSCSPEPEPLERFGRRFPLAPGRCLEEYGAFYVGGSEASADLDPDLSRLLLGWAPGQPFFTCCPDTGQTQDEGVRAGRLRARRHYLVERARDARVVGLLAGTLGVARHREALTHLRNLTRAAGKRSYVLALGRPTPPKLANFPEVDVFVLLACPLGALAPQPPGGFFRPILAPCELEAACNPAWPPSGLAPYLTHYADLLPGSPFHVPLPPPDSELWDTPDVSLITGELRPPPAWKPSNDPGCLDLNLRPQLELAESSPADFVCLFRETEAETQAEGEAGSLQGARRGTLSGVSRMTPQAAGGAKPLHHRGCPKWHFKPVT; the protein is encoded by the exons ATGGAGTCTACGTTCAGCAGCCCCGCTGAGGCTGCGCTGCAGCGGGAGGCGGGCGCCCCGGGGCTGCTCACGCCCCCCGAGGACCTGGACCGCGTGTACGAGCTGGAGCGAGTCGCTGGATTTGTCCGCGACCTGGGGTGTCagcag GTGGCCTTGCAGTTCCCTGACCAGCTACTGGGAGATGCTGGGGCGGTGGCTGCACGACTGGAGGGGACCACGGGGTCGAAGATGTTCATTCTGGGCGACACGGCCTACGGCAG CTGCTGTGTGGATGTGCTGGGCGCCGAGCAAGCTGGAGCTCAGGCCCTTGTACACTTTGGCCCTGCCTGCTTAAGCCCTCCAGCCCGCCCACTGCCTGTGGCTTTTGTCCTCGGTCAGCGTCCTGTGCACTTGGAGCTCTGCGCCAAAGCCTTTGAGGCCGAGAACCCAGACCCCAAAGCTCCGGTGGTGCTGCTAAGTGAGCCTGCCTGTGCCCACGCTTTGG AGGCTTTGGCCACTCTCCTGCGCCCACGGTACCTGGACCTGCTTGTCTCCAGCCCAGCTCTTCCCTTGCCAGCGGGCTCCTGTAGTCCAGAGCCTGAGCCCCTAGAGCGTTTTGGCCGCCGCTTCCCCCTTGCTCCAGGGAGGTGTCTGGAAGAATATGGTGCCTTCTATGTGGGGGGCTCTGAAGCCAGTGCTGACCTAGACCCGGACCTGAGTCGGCTGCTTTTGGGCTGGGCACCAGGGCAGCCTTTCTTCACCTGCTGCCCAGATACAGGGCAGACTCAGGATGAAGGTGTCCGAGCTGGGCGGCTCAGGGCACGTAGACACTATCTGGTAGAGAGGGCCAGAGATGCCCGTGTGGTGGGGCTCTTGGCAGGCACGTTGGGTGTGGCCCGACACCGTGAGGCGCTGACACACTTGCGGAACCTGACTCGGGCTGCAGGCAAGCGTAGCTATGTGTTGGCCCTGGGGCGACCCACACCTCCCAAGCTCGCCAACTTCCCTGAGGTGGATGTCTTTGTGCTATTGGCCTGCCCTCTTGGTGCTTTAGCTCCACAGCCTCCTGGTGGCTTCTTCCGGCCTATCTTGGCACCGTGTGAGCTAGAAGCTGCCTGCAACCCCGCCTGGCCACCTTCAGGCCTGGCTCCCTACCTCACACATTATGCAGATTTATTGCCTG GCTCTCCCTTCCATGTGCCTCTCCCACCACCTGACTCAGAACTGTGGGACACCCCAGATGTGTCACTCATTACTGGGGAACTCCGACCCCCACCTGCATGGAAGCCATCAAATGATCCTGGATGTTTAGACCTGAACTTGCGGCCCCAGCTAGAGCTGGCTGAGAGCAGCCCTGCAG attttgtttgtttattcagagagaccgaggcagagacacaggcagagggagaagcaggctccttgcagggagcccgacgtgggactctatccggggtctccaggatgacaccccaGGCTGccggcggcgccaaaccactgcaccaccggggctgcccgaaatgGCATTTTAAACCAGTGACATGA
- the DPH2 gene encoding 2-(3-amino-3-carboxypropyl)histidine synthase subunit 2 isoform X3, protein MESTFSSPAEAALQREAGAPGLLTPPEDLDRVYELERVAGFVRDLGCQQVALQFPDQLLGDAGAVAARLEGTTGSKMFILGDTAYGSCCVDVLGAEQAGAQALVHFGPACLSPPARPLPVAFVLGQRPVHLELCAKAFEAENPDPKAPVVLLSEPACAHALGSPFHVPLPPPDSELWDTPDVSLITGELRPPPAWKPSNDPGCLDLNLRPQLELAESSPAALFLSSRSWRGLEPRLGQTTVTGAVSGRRGIAIAYEDEGNS, encoded by the exons ATGGAGTCTACGTTCAGCAGCCCCGCTGAGGCTGCGCTGCAGCGGGAGGCGGGCGCCCCGGGGCTGCTCACGCCCCCCGAGGACCTGGACCGCGTGTACGAGCTGGAGCGAGTCGCTGGATTTGTCCGCGACCTGGGGTGTCagcag GTGGCCTTGCAGTTCCCTGACCAGCTACTGGGAGATGCTGGGGCGGTGGCTGCACGACTGGAGGGGACCACGGGGTCGAAGATGTTCATTCTGGGCGACACGGCCTACGGCAG CTGCTGTGTGGATGTGCTGGGCGCCGAGCAAGCTGGAGCTCAGGCCCTTGTACACTTTGGCCCTGCCTGCTTAAGCCCTCCAGCCCGCCCACTGCCTGTGGCTTTTGTCCTCGGTCAGCGTCCTGTGCACTTGGAGCTCTGCGCCAAAGCCTTTGAGGCCGAGAACCCAGACCCCAAAGCTCCGGTGGTGCTGCTAAGTGAGCCTGCCTGTGCCCACGCTTTGG GCTCTCCCTTCCATGTGCCTCTCCCACCACCTGACTCAGAACTGTGGGACACCCCAGATGTGTCACTCATTACTGGGGAACTCCGACCCCCACCTGCATGGAAGCCATCAAATGATCCTGGATGTTTAGACCTGAACTTGCGGCCCCAGCTAGAGCTGGCTGAGAGCAGCCCTGCAG CCTTGTTCCTTAGTTCCCGGAGCTGGCGAGGCCTGGAGCCCCGCCTGGGTCAGACAACGGTGACAGGAGCTGTGAGCGGAAGACGAGGGATTGCCATCGCCTATGAGGATGAGGGAAACAGCTGA
- the DPH2 gene encoding 2-(3-amino-3-carboxypropyl)histidine synthase subunit 2 isoform X2: MESTFSSPAEAALQREAGAPGLLTPPEDLDRVYELERVAGFVRDLGCQQVALQFPDQLLGDAGAVAARLEGTTGSKMFILGDTAYGSCCVDVLGAEQAGAQALVHFGPACLSPPARPLPVAFVLGQRPVHLELCAKAFEAENPDPKAPVVLLSEPACAHALEALATLLRPRYLDLLVSSPALPLPAGSCSPEPEPLERFGRRFPLAPGRCLEEYGAFYVGGSEASADLDPDLSRLLLGWAPGQPFFTCCPDTGQTQDEGVRAGRLRARRHYLVERARDARVVGLLAGTLGVARHREALTHLRNLTRAAGKRSYVLALGRPTPPKLANFPEVDVFVLLACPLGALAPQPPGGFFRPILAPCELEAACNPAWPPSGLAPYLTHYADLLPGSPFHVPLPPPDSELWDTPDVSLITGELRPPPAWKPSNDPGCLDLNLRPQLELAESSPAALFLSSRSWRGLEPRLGQTTVTGAVSGRRGIAIAYEDEGNS; this comes from the exons ATGGAGTCTACGTTCAGCAGCCCCGCTGAGGCTGCGCTGCAGCGGGAGGCGGGCGCCCCGGGGCTGCTCACGCCCCCCGAGGACCTGGACCGCGTGTACGAGCTGGAGCGAGTCGCTGGATTTGTCCGCGACCTGGGGTGTCagcag GTGGCCTTGCAGTTCCCTGACCAGCTACTGGGAGATGCTGGGGCGGTGGCTGCACGACTGGAGGGGACCACGGGGTCGAAGATGTTCATTCTGGGCGACACGGCCTACGGCAG CTGCTGTGTGGATGTGCTGGGCGCCGAGCAAGCTGGAGCTCAGGCCCTTGTACACTTTGGCCCTGCCTGCTTAAGCCCTCCAGCCCGCCCACTGCCTGTGGCTTTTGTCCTCGGTCAGCGTCCTGTGCACTTGGAGCTCTGCGCCAAAGCCTTTGAGGCCGAGAACCCAGACCCCAAAGCTCCGGTGGTGCTGCTAAGTGAGCCTGCCTGTGCCCACGCTTTGG AGGCTTTGGCCACTCTCCTGCGCCCACGGTACCTGGACCTGCTTGTCTCCAGCCCAGCTCTTCCCTTGCCAGCGGGCTCCTGTAGTCCAGAGCCTGAGCCCCTAGAGCGTTTTGGCCGCCGCTTCCCCCTTGCTCCAGGGAGGTGTCTGGAAGAATATGGTGCCTTCTATGTGGGGGGCTCTGAAGCCAGTGCTGACCTAGACCCGGACCTGAGTCGGCTGCTTTTGGGCTGGGCACCAGGGCAGCCTTTCTTCACCTGCTGCCCAGATACAGGGCAGACTCAGGATGAAGGTGTCCGAGCTGGGCGGCTCAGGGCACGTAGACACTATCTGGTAGAGAGGGCCAGAGATGCCCGTGTGGTGGGGCTCTTGGCAGGCACGTTGGGTGTGGCCCGACACCGTGAGGCGCTGACACACTTGCGGAACCTGACTCGGGCTGCAGGCAAGCGTAGCTATGTGTTGGCCCTGGGGCGACCCACACCTCCCAAGCTCGCCAACTTCCCTGAGGTGGATGTCTTTGTGCTATTGGCCTGCCCTCTTGGTGCTTTAGCTCCACAGCCTCCTGGTGGCTTCTTCCGGCCTATCTTGGCACCGTGTGAGCTAGAAGCTGCCTGCAACCCCGCCTGGCCACCTTCAGGCCTGGCTCCCTACCTCACACATTATGCAGATTTATTGCCTG GCTCTCCCTTCCATGTGCCTCTCCCACCACCTGACTCAGAACTGTGGGACACCCCAGATGTGTCACTCATTACTGGGGAACTCCGACCCCCACCTGCATGGAAGCCATCAAATGATCCTGGATGTTTAGACCTGAACTTGCGGCCCCAGCTAGAGCTGGCTGAGAGCAGCCCTGCAG CCTTGTTCCTTAGTTCCCGGAGCTGGCGAGGCCTGGAGCCCCGCCTGGGTCAGACAACGGTGACAGGAGCTGTGAGCGGAAGACGAGGGATTGCCATCGCCTATGAGGATGAGGGAAACAGCTGA
- the DPH2 gene encoding 2-(3-amino-3-carboxypropyl)histidine synthase subunit 2 isoform X4, with translation MLGRWLHDWRGPRGRRCSFWATRPTAEALATLLRPRYLDLLVSSPALPLPAGSCSPEPEPLERFGRRFPLAPGRCLEEYGAFYVGGSEASADLDPDLSRLLLGWAPGQPFFTCCPDTGQTQDEGVRAGRLRARRHYLVERARDARVVGLLAGTLGVARHREALTHLRNLTRAAGKRSYVLALGRPTPPKLANFPEVDVFVLLACPLGALAPQPPGGFFRPILAPCELEAACNPAWPPSGLAPYLTHYADLLPGSPFHVPLPPPDSELWDTPDVSLITGELRPPPAWKPSNDPGCLDLNLRPQLELAESSPAALFLSSRSWRGLEPRLGQTTVTGAVSGRRGIAIAYEDEGNS, from the exons ATGCTGGGGCGGTGGCTGCACGACTGGAGGGGACCACGGGGTCGAAGATGTTCATTCTGGGCGACACGGCCTACGGCAG AGGCTTTGGCCACTCTCCTGCGCCCACGGTACCTGGACCTGCTTGTCTCCAGCCCAGCTCTTCCCTTGCCAGCGGGCTCCTGTAGTCCAGAGCCTGAGCCCCTAGAGCGTTTTGGCCGCCGCTTCCCCCTTGCTCCAGGGAGGTGTCTGGAAGAATATGGTGCCTTCTATGTGGGGGGCTCTGAAGCCAGTGCTGACCTAGACCCGGACCTGAGTCGGCTGCTTTTGGGCTGGGCACCAGGGCAGCCTTTCTTCACCTGCTGCCCAGATACAGGGCAGACTCAGGATGAAGGTGTCCGAGCTGGGCGGCTCAGGGCACGTAGACACTATCTGGTAGAGAGGGCCAGAGATGCCCGTGTGGTGGGGCTCTTGGCAGGCACGTTGGGTGTGGCCCGACACCGTGAGGCGCTGACACACTTGCGGAACCTGACTCGGGCTGCAGGCAAGCGTAGCTATGTGTTGGCCCTGGGGCGACCCACACCTCCCAAGCTCGCCAACTTCCCTGAGGTGGATGTCTTTGTGCTATTGGCCTGCCCTCTTGGTGCTTTAGCTCCACAGCCTCCTGGTGGCTTCTTCCGGCCTATCTTGGCACCGTGTGAGCTAGAAGCTGCCTGCAACCCCGCCTGGCCACCTTCAGGCCTGGCTCCCTACCTCACACATTATGCAGATTTATTGCCTG GCTCTCCCTTCCATGTGCCTCTCCCACCACCTGACTCAGAACTGTGGGACACCCCAGATGTGTCACTCATTACTGGGGAACTCCGACCCCCACCTGCATGGAAGCCATCAAATGATCCTGGATGTTTAGACCTGAACTTGCGGCCCCAGCTAGAGCTGGCTGAGAGCAGCCCTGCAG CCTTGTTCCTTAGTTCCCGGAGCTGGCGAGGCCTGGAGCCCCGCCTGGGTCAGACAACGGTGACAGGAGCTGTGAGCGGAAGACGAGGGATTGCCATCGCCTATGAGGATGAGGGAAACAGCTGA